In Bactrocera oleae isolate idBacOlea1 chromosome 3, idBacOlea1, whole genome shotgun sequence, a genomic segment contains:
- the ck gene encoding myosin-VIIa has protein sequence MVIVTRGDYIWIEPASGREFDVAIGARVITAEGRRIQVRDDDGNEIWLSPERRIKAMHASSVQGVEDMISLGDLHEAGILRNLLIRYKENLIYTYTGSILVAVNPYQILPIYTADQIKLYKERKIGELPPHIFAIGDNAYAHMKRYRQDQCIVISGESGAGKTESTKLILQYLAAISGKHSWIEQQILEANPILEAFGNAKTVRNDNSSRFGKYIDIHFSSSGVIEGAKIEQYLLEKSRIVSQNHSERNYHVFYCILAGLSAEEKRRLDLGNAADYKYLTGGDCITCEGRDDAAEFSDIRSAMKVLLFSDQEIWEIIKLLAALLHCGNIRYKATVVDNLDATEIPEHINVERVAALLGLPMQPLIDALTRRTLFAHGETVVSTLSREQSVDVRDAFVKGIYGRMFVHIVRKINSAIFKPRSTSRNAIGVLDIFGFENFDQNSFEQFCINYANENLQQFFVQHIFKLEQEEYNHEAINWQHIEFVDNQDALDLIAIKQLNIMALIDEEARFPKGTDHTMLAKLHKTHGAHKNYLKPKSDINTSFGLNHFAGVVFYDTSGFLDKNRDTFSPDLLHLVSQSSNKFLRQIFNQDIEMGAETRKRTPTLSTQFRKSLDALMKTLSTCQPFFIRCIKPNELKKPMLFDRGLCCRQLRYSGMMETIRIRRAGYPIRHGFRDFVERYRFLIPGVPPAHRTECRVATARICATVLGKSDYQLGNTKVFLKDAHDLFLEQERDRVLTRKILILQRTIRGWVYRRRYLRMRDAVITVQRFWKGYAQRQRYHQMRVGYMRLQALIRSRVLSHRFRHLRGHIVGLQAHARGYLVRREYGHKMWAIIKIQSHVRRMIAMRKYQKLREEYKQFAEVLHLRKLEEQELMHKGNKHAREIAEQHYRDRLHELERREMEKEIEQRRRVEVKKNIINDAARKQDEPVDDSKLVEAMFDFLPDSSSEAPTPHAGRETSVFNDLPNNNSMNHEDIIGPLHVSEDEEDLSEFKFQKFAATYFQGNVTHQYSKKALKHPLLPLHTQGDQLAAQALWITILRFTGDMPEPKYHTMDRMDTTSVMSKVTATLGRNFIRSKEFQEAQLMGIDPEAFLKQKPRSIRHKLVSLTLKRKNKLGEDVRRRLQDEEYTADSYQSWLQSRPTSNLEKLHFIIGHGILRAELRDEIYCQICKQLTNNPLKSSHARGWILLSLCVGCFAPSEKFVNYLRAFIREGPPGYAPYCEERLKRTFNNGTRNQPPSWLELQATKSKKPIMLPITFMDGNTKTLLADSATTARELCNQLSDKITLKDQFGFSLYIALFDKVSSLGSGGDHVMDAISQCEQYAKEQGAQERNAPWRLFFRKEIFAPWHDPTHDQVATNLIYQQVVRGVKFGEYRCDKEDDLAMIAAQQYFIEYGTDMSMERLFTLLPNFIPDFCLTGVEKAIERWAALVLQAYKKSYYVRDKVAALKIKEDIVSYAKLKWPLLFSRFYEAYRNSGPNLPKNDVIIAVNWTGVYVVDDQEQVLLELSFPEITAVSSQKTNKVFTQTFSLSTVRGEEFTFQSPNAEDIRDLVVYFLDGLKKRSHYVIAIQDYRAPSDGSSFLSFLKGDLIILEDESCGESVLNNGWCIGRCERTQERGDFPAETVYVLPTLTKPPVDILALFNIEEAHHGRRLSMVSNGAPEPRDRPHTLIEYALDHFRLPPKRTMSKTLTLSSKRADEIWRYSRDPIKAPLLRKLQSKEEFAEEACFAFAAILKYMGDLPSKRPRMGNEITDHIFDGPLKHEILRDEIYCQIMKQLTDNRNRISEERGWELMWLATGLFACSQGLLKELMMFLRTRRHPISQDSMHRLQKTIRNGQRKYPPHQVEVEAIQHKTTQIFHKVYFPDDTDEAFEVDSSTRAKDFCHNISQRLSLRTSEGFSLFVKIADKVISVPEGDFFFDFVRHLTDWIKKARPIRDGSNPQFTYQVFFMKKLWTNTVPGKDRNADLIFHYHQELPKLLRGYHKCSREEAAKLAALVYRVRYGENKQELQAIPQMLRELIPSDIMKMQSTSEWKRAIVASYNQDGGMSSEDAKVAFLKIVYRWPTFGSAFFEVKQTTEPNYPEMLLIAINKHGVSLIHPVTKDILITHPFTRISNWSSGNTYFHMTIGNLVRGSKLLCETSLGYKMDDLLTSYISLMLTNMNKNRTIRAN, from the exons GGTGACTACATCTGGATAGAACCCGCATCGGGTAGGGAATTCGATGTAGCCATTGGCGCTCGTGTCATTACGGCCGAAGGTAGACGCATACAAGTACGCGACGATGATGGCAATGAAATTTGGCTATCGCCCGAACGGCGCATCAAAGCGATGCATGCCTCCTCGGTGCAGGGTGTGGAGGATATGATATCGTTGGGTGATCTGCACGAGGCGGGCATTCTCAGAAATCTACTCATACGCTACAAAGAGAATTTGATCTAT ACTTACACTGGCTCCATTTTGGTCGCTGTTAATCCCTATCAAATACTACCCATCTACACTGCCGATCAAATCAAATTGTATAAGGAGCGTAAAATCGGCGAATTGCCACCGCATATATTCGCCATCGGTGACAATGCTTATGCGCATATGAAACGCTATCGTCAAGATCAGTGTATTGTCATATCGGGCGAATCGGGCGCTGGCAAGACGGAGAGCACAAAATTGATATTACAATACTTGGCGGCAATTAGTGGCAAACACTCGTGGATCGAACAACAAATACTCGAAGCGAATCCGATACTCGAAGCATTCGGCAATGCGAAAACCGTGCGCAATGACAATTCATCGCG CTTTGGCAAATATATCGACATACACTTTAGCTCCAGTGGTGTCATCGAAGGCGCCAAAATCGAACAATATCTTCTGGAGAAATCTCGAATAGTTTCGCAAAATCATAGCGAGCGTAATTATCATGTTTTCTACTGTATATTAGCGGGTCTCTCGGCGGAGGAGAAACGTCGTTTGGATCTGGGCAATGCTGCGGATTATAA ATATCTCACCGGTGGCGATTGTATTACGTGTGAAGGACGCGACGATGCTGCTGAGTTCTCAGATATACGCTCCGCCATGAAGGTGTTGCTCTTCTCCGATCAAGAAATCtgggaaattataaaattactcGCAGCACTGCTACACTGTGGCAATATCAGGTACAAAGCGACGGTTGTTGATAATTTGGACGCTACCGAGATACCCGAACACATAAATGTGGAGCGCGTTGCTGCTTTACTCGGCCTGCCGATGCAGCCGCTAATTGACGCATTGACGCGGCGCACACTCTTCGCACACGGCGAGACGGTGGTGTCAACGCTGTCACGTGAACAGTCCGTGGATGTGCGTGACGCCTTCGTGAAGGGCATCTATGGGCGAATGTTTGTGCATATTGTGCGTAAAATTAATTCGGCGATTTTCAAGCCGCGCAGCACATCACGTAACGCTATCGGTGTCTTGGATATTTTCGGTTTCGAAAATTTCGATCAAAATAGTTTCGAacaattttgcataaattatgcGAATGAGAACTTGCAACAATTTTTCGTGCAGCATATCTTTAAACTCGAGCAGGAGGAGTACAATCATGAGGCCATCAATTGGCAGCACATTGAGTTTGTGGACAATCAGGATGCGCTCGACTTGATTGCCATCAAGCAATTGAATATTATGGCATTGATCGATGAGGAGGCGCGCTTCCCCAAGGGTACGGATCATACGATGTTGGCGAAGCTGCATAAAACGCATGGCgcacacaaaaattatttgaagccGAAGTCGGATATTAATACCAGCTTCGGCTTAAATCATTTCGCTGGCGTTGTGTTTTATGATACTAGCGGTTTTCTCGACAAGAATCGCGATACATTCAGTCCCGATCTGTTGCATTTGGTCAGTCAGAGTTCGAATAAGTTTTTGCGTCAAATCTTCAATCAGGATATTGAAATGGGCGCTGAGACGCGCAAACGCACACCCACACTCTCGACGCAGTTCCGCAAGAGTTTGGACGCGCTAATGAAAACGCTGAGCACATGTCAGCCCTTCTTCATACGCTGCATCAAACCGAATGAACTGAAAAAGCCTATGCTTTTCGATCGCGGTTTGTGCTGTCGACAGTTGCGTTACTCCGGCATGATGGAAACGATACGTATACGTCGCGCTGGTTACCCCATACGCCATGGCTTTCGCGATTTCGTCGAGCGTTATCGCTTTCTAATACCCGGCGTGCCGCCAGCGCATCGGACGGAGTGTCGTGTGGCCACCGCGCGCATATGCGCCACTGTGCTGGGCAAGTCCGATTATCAATTGGGAAATACGAAAGTTTTTCTGAAGGATGCACATGATCTTTTCCTTGAACAGGAGCGCGATCGCGTGCTTACACGCAAAATACTTATATTGCAACGCACCATACGCGGTTGGGTCTATCGGCGCCGTTATTTGCGCATGCGCGACGCTGTCATCACCGTACAACGCTTCTGGAAGGGTTACGCGCAGCGTCAACGCTATCATCAAATGCGTGTAGGCTACATGCGCTTGCAAGCGCTCATACGTTCACGTGTACTCTCACATCGTTTTCGACATTTACGCGGTCACATTGTTGGACTGCAGGCACATGCGCGTGGTTATTTAGTGCGTCGTGAGTATGGGCACAAAATGTGGGCTATTATTAAGATACAATCGCATGTGCGCCGCATGATTGCTATGCGTAAGTATCAGAAGTTGCGCGAGGAGTATAAGCAATTTGCCGAGGTGCTGCACTTACGCAAGTTGGAAGAGCAAGAATTGATGCATAAAGGTAATAAGCATGCGCGTGAGATTGCGGAACAACACTACCGCGATCGTTTACATGAGTTAGAGCGACGCGAAATGGAGAAAGAGATTGAACAGCGTCGACGCGTGGAGGTGAAAAAGAATATCATTAATGATGCGGCGCGTAAGCAAGACGAACCGGTGGACGATAGCAAATTGGTGGAGGCGATGTTTGACTTTTTGCCCGACTCAAGCAGTGAAGCGCCCACACCACACGCCGGCCGCGAAACGTCGGTGTTTAACGATTTGCCGAACAACAACTCCATGAATCACGAG GACATAATTGGCCCGCTGCATGTCTCAGAGGATGAGGAAGATCTTTCTGAATTCAAGTTCCAGAAATTCGCTGCAACATATTTCCAAGGCAACGTCACACACCAGTACTCGAAGAAGGCGCTGAAGCATCCTTTGCTGCCGCTGCACACACAAGGCGATCAGTTGGCGGCGCAAGCGCTCTGGATAACTATATTGCGTTTTACTGGCGATATGCCCGAGCCTAAGTATCACACAATGGACCGTATGGACACAACGTCCGTTATGTCGAAGGTTACAGCCACGCTGGGACGCAACTTCATTAGGAGCAAA GAATTTCAGGAAGCCCAGCTAATGGGTATCGACCCGGAAGCATTCCTCAAACAGAAGCCGCGCTCAATACGACACAAACTTGTTTCGTTAACGCTCAAGCGCAAGAATAAACTTGGTGAGGACGTACGCCGCCGCCTGCAAGACGAGGAGTACACTGCGGATAGCTACCAATCGTGGCTGCAATCGCGTCCCACCTCAAACTTGGAGAAATTGCATTTCATTATTGGCCATGGCATATTGCGCGCCGAGCTGCGCGATGAGATCTATTGTCAAATCTGTAAACAACTAACCAATAATCCGCTCAAATCCTCGCATGCGCGCGGCTGGATACTGCTTTCGCTCTGTGTCGGCTGCTTTGCGCCATCAGAGAAGTTTGTCAACTATTTGCGCGCCTTTATACGTGAAGGTCCGCCCGGTTATGCACCATACTGTGAAGAGCGATTGAAGCGCACATTTAATAACGGCACGCGTAATCAACCGCCTTCTTGGTTGGAATTACAGGCCACAAAGTCGAAGAAGCCTATCATGCTACCCATTACTTTCATGGATGGTAATACGAAAACACTGCTCGCGGACTCCGCTACCACAGCGCGTGAGCTATGCAATCAGCTCTCTGATAAGATCACGTTGAAAGATCAATTTGGCTTTTCGCTTTACATTGCGCTCTTCGATAAGGTCTCATCGTTGGGTAGCGGCGGTGATCATGTCATGGACGCCATATCGCAGTGCGAACAATACGCGAAAGAGCAGGGTGCACAAGAGCGCAATGCGCCATGGCGTCTCTTCTTCCGCAAGGAAATCTTTGCACCCTGGCATGATCCCACACACGATCAAGTGGCAACGAACCTCATTTATCAACAAGTGGTGCGCGGCGTTAAGTTCGGCGAGTACCGTTGTGACAAGGAGGATGATTTGGCTATGATTGCGGCGCAGCAGTACTTCATCGAGTATGGCACGGATATGTCCATGGAGCGTCTGTTCACACTGCTGCCCAATTTTATACCGGACTTCTGTTTGACTGGCGTGGAGAAGGCGATTGAGCGCTGGGCCGCGTTGGTGCTGCAGGCTTATAAAAAATCTTACTACGTGCGCGATAAGGTCGCGGCGTTAAAGATAAAAGAGGATATTGTTAGTTATGCCAAGCTAAAGTGGCCACTGCTTTTCTCACGCTTTTACGAAGCATACCGCAACTCAGGTCCGAATTTGCCGAAGAACGATGTCATAATTGCAGTCAATTGGACGGGTGTGTACGTGGTGGATGACCAGGAACAGGTGCTGTTAGAGCTTAGCTTTCCAGAAATCACCGCCGTGTCCAGTCAAAAGACAAACAAAGTGTTCACGCAAACATTCAGTTTGTCCACCGTGCGCGGCGAGGAGTTCACTTTTCAGAGCCCGAACGCGGAGGATATAAGAGATTTGGTGGTGTACTTCCTAGATGGGTTGAAGAAACG CTCGCATTATGTGATCGCCATACAGGATTACCGCGCGCCGTCAGACGGTTCGAGCTTCCTCTCCTTCCTCAAAGGCGATCTCATCATACTCGAGGACGAGTCTTGCGGTGAGTCAGTGCTCAACAACGGCTGGTGTATAGGGCGTTGCGAACGCACACAGGAACGTGGCGATTTCCCTGCGGAGACTGTTTATGTGCTACCCACGCTCACAAAACCACCTGTGGACATTTTAGCTTTGTTCAACATTGAAGAGGCACATCATGGTCGCCGCTTAAGTATGGTTTCGAACGGCGCACCCGAGCCACGTGATCGTCCGCACACATTAATAGAGTACGCGCTGGATCATTTCCGTTTGCCGCCGAAGCGCACTATGTCCAAGACGTTGACGCTCAGCTCAAAGCGCGCCGATGAAATTTGGCGTTACTCACGTGATCCCATTAAGGCGCCGCTGCTGCGCAAGTTGCAAAGTAAAGAGGAGTTCGCCGAGGAGGCCTGCTTTGCATTCGCTGCCATACTGAAGTATATGGGCGATTTGCCATCGAAGCGTCCACGTATGGGCAATGAAATCACCGATCACATTTTCGATGGGCCGCTCAAACATGAAATTTTACGTGATGAAATCTACTGTCAAATCATGAAACAGTTAACTGACAACCGTAATCGCATCTCAGAGGAACGTGGTTGGGAATTGATGTGGCTTGCTACCGGACTCTTCGCCTGCTCGCAAGGTTTGCTGAAAGAGTTGATGATGTTCTTGCGCACGCGTCGTCATCCCATCTCACAAGATTCAATGCATCGTCTGCAGAAGACAATACGTAATGGTCAGCGCAAGTATCCACCACATCAGGTGGAAGTGGAGGCAATACAGCACAAAACTACACAAATTTTCCATAAAGTCTACTTCCCAGACGACACGGACGAAGCATTCGAAGTGGACTCGTCGACACGCGCAAAAGACTTCTGCCACAACATCTCGCAGCGTCTGTCATTGCGTACCAGTGAAGGTTTCTCGTTATTCGTCAAGATAGCCGATAAAGTGATCTCCGTGCCGGAGGGTGATTTCTTCTTTGACTTTGTACGTCATCTGACTGATTGGATTAAAAAGGCGCGTCCCATACGCGATGGCTCAAATCCGCAATTCACCTATCAAGTGTTCTTCATGAAGAAGTTGTGGACGAATACGGTGCCGGGTAAGGATCGCAATGCCGATCTGATATTCCACTATCATCAAGAATTGCCGAAATTGTTGCGTGGCTATCATAAGTGCTCACGCGAGGAAGCGGCCAAGCTGGCGGCGCTGGTATATCGTGTGCGCTACGGCGAAAATAAACAGGAGTTGCAGGCCATACC ACAAATGCTGCGCGAACTGATACCCTCAGATATTATGAAAATGCAAAGCACCAGCGAATGGAAGCGCGCCATTGTGGCTTCGTACAATCAGGATGGTGGCATGAGCTCGGAGGATGCCAAGGTGGCGTTTTTAAAGATCGTTTACAG ATGGCCCACATTCGGCTCCGCCTTCTTCGAGGTCAAACAAACGACTGAGCCAAATTACCCGGAAATGCTGCTCATTGCAATTAACAAGCATGGCGTCAGTCTTATACATCCAGTCACAAAG GATATTTTAATCACCCATCCATTTACGCGCATTTCCAATTGGTCCTCCGGCAACACATACTTCCACATGACCATCGGCAATTTAGTGCGTGGCTCCAAGTTGCTATGTGAGACATCTTTGGGCTACAAAATGGACGATCTATTGACATCATATATATCACTTATGTTAACGAATATGAACAAGAATCGCACTATACGAGCAAACTAA